One genomic region from Ammospiza caudacuta isolate bAmmCau1 chromosome 1, bAmmCau1.pri, whole genome shotgun sequence encodes:
- the BASP1 gene encoding brain acid soluble protein 1, with amino-acid sequence MGGKLSKKKKGYSVNDEKAKDKDKKAEGAATEEEETPKEAEDAQKTTETTEVKENNKEEKGEKDTQVTANKTEEKEGEKEKTVTQEETQKTEPEKSEAVVDAKVEPQKNTEQAPKQEEPTAASAPAASSEAPKPSEPSTDAKASQPSEATAPSKADDKSKEEGEAKKTEAPATPAAQETKSEVAPASDSKPSSNEAAPSSKEPAATAAPSSTAKASDPAAPPEEAKPSEVPATNSDQTIAVQD; translated from the coding sequence ATGGGAGGCAAACTgagcaagaagaagaagggaTACAGTGTCAATGATGAAAAAGCTAAAGACAAAGACAAGAAGGCTGAAGGAGCAGCAACTGAGGAAGAGGAGACTCCAAAGGAGGCTGAGGATGCCCAGAAAACCACAGAGACCACAGAAGTGAAGGAGAACAacaaggaggagaagggagaaaaggaTACTCAGGTCACTGCCAATAAGAcggaagaaaaagaaggggagaaggagaaaactGTGACCCAGGAAGAAACCCAGAAAACAGAACCCGAGAAGTCAGAGGCCGTTGTCGATGCAAAAGTAGAGCCACAGAAGAACACCGAGCAGGCACCCAAGCAAGAGGAGCCgactgctgcctctgctcctgctgccagtaGCGAAGCGCCCAAACCCTCTGAGCCTAGCACCGATGCAAAAGCTTCCCAGCCTTCAGAAGCCACAGCTCCCAGTAAAGCAGATGACAAGAGCAAAGAGGAAGGGGAAGCCAAAAAGACTGAGGCTCCCGCAACGCCTGCAGCCCAAGAAACTAAAAGTGAAGTGGCCCCAGCTTCAGACTCAAAACCTAGCAGCAACGAGGCTGCGCCCTCTTCCAAGGAGCCCGCGGCAACAGCAGCACCTAGTTCCACTGCTAAGGCCTCggaccctgcagcccctccagagGAAGCGAAACCTTCTGAAGTTCCAGCCACTAATTCGGATCAAACCATAGCAGTGCAAGATTAA